In the genome of Thermoanaerobaculia bacterium, the window CCCCCGGCGGGGTCGAACGGCATCGGAGGAAGACGGTTGGAGTAGCCGAACACGGTCGACGGCACGAGCTGATCCAGAGGCGCCGCGAGCCCCTTGAATCCCGCCGCGGCGATCTCCCGCCGGTCGATCGACAGCGAGACGGCTTCGCGGACCCGCGCGTCCGCGAACGGACTTCCCGGCTTGAGCGAGAAGCCGAGGAGCACCTCGGTGATCCCCTGACGCGAGATGAGACGGATCGACTTGCGGGTCGAGGCCCAGTCCCAGAATTCCTCCGGGAACCGCCCGACGACGTCGACCTTCCCGTCCGGGAGGGCCCGTGCCCTTTCTCCCGCGCCGGGGAGCGGGACGATCCAGACCCGGTCGAACGCCGGACGGGGCCCCCAGAACGATTCGAACCGGCGCGCCTCGATCGTCTGGCCGGCCGCTCCCCCGACGAACCGGTAGGGGCCGGTTCCGACGGGGTGGCGGATCGGCGCGTCGGGAGTATCGCGGGGAACGATCGCGATGAAGACGAGCTTGTTCAGGAGCACGGGGCTGGGGTCCCGGGTGATCAGCACGACCGTCGCATCGTCGACGACGCGCACCTCGCGGATCGACTGCACGTAATACCCGTCCATCGACCCGGGGAGCGTCTGCGCGCGGCGGATCGACGCCCGCACGTCCTCCGCTCCGAACGGGCGTCCGTCGTGGAACACGACGCCGCGCCGCAGGTGGAATCTCCATTCGTCGTCGGAGAGGTTCTCCCACCGGACGGCGAGCTCGGGAACGATTTGCATCTCCGGCCCGAAGCCGACGAGCTTGTTGTAGAAGTGGTCGAGCGTCGAGTACGTGCGTTCGTCGTCCTGGCGGTGCGGGTCGAGCGTCGTCGCGGACGTGAGCTGTCCGATCGCGAGGTGCGAAGCCGCGGGACGGGTCGGCCGTGAACACGTCGCCGACGCGATCGTGAGCGCGAGAATCGGCGCCCACCGGTACCTCTTCATGGGGTTTCTCGGCTGCTTCTCTGAGCTGACGGGCGCGATTCTACACCCGCGGGACGCGCGAAAACCGGGTGCTATACTCCCGGCCACCGGAACGGCCCGATGAAATCGACGTTTTCCTGGACCGCTCGCGTCCTCGCGCCGGTCGTGCTGCTTTGCGCCGTCGGCTGCGCCCCGCATGCCGAAACGCGCGTCCTCGCGGTCGTTCAGAGCTCCGACATCACCACGCTCGACCCGAACCGCTCGTTCGAGGTCGTCAACGACATCGTCGCCATGAACATCTTCGATCCTCTCTTCCGCTTCGACCGGCACATGACGCTCCAGCCATCGCTCGCCGTCCGCTGGGAGAATCCGACCGACCGCACGTGGCTCCTCCATCTCCGGCCGGGGGTGCGCTTCCACGACGGCGTGCCGCTCACCTCCGAGGACGTCGTCTTCACGCTTCGCCGCGTCCTCGCCCACCCCGAATCGGAGCTCTTCCCTTTCCTGTCGGGTGTCCGGGCGATCGACGCTCCCGATCCGGAGACCGTCCAGATCCAGACGGAGCAGCCGACCCCGCTGCTGGCGCGGCTCTCCTTCGTCTACATCCTCCCTGCCCGGCGGATGGCCCGCGAGGGCGATGCCGAGTTCTTCCGGCACCCCGTGGGAACGGGGCCCTACCGTTTCCTCGCGTGGAAACCGGGGGACCGCGTCGAAGTCGGGGCGTGGAACGGGTACTGGGGCGGCGCCCCCGCGGTCGCGCGCGCCGCGTTCCGTTCCGTCGAAAAGCCGGAGGCGCGCTGGACCCTCGTCGCCCGCGAGCATCCGACCGTGCTCCTCGAAGGGCCGCGCCAGGGGTGGGAGCAGCACCGCTCCGACCGGGATCTCCGGCTGATCGCCCGCCCGAGCCTGACGGTCTCCTACCTCGGCGTCAACGTCGCGCCGCGCCCGGACAATCCGCTCGCCGACCGGCGCGTTCGCGAGGCGATCCGGCTCGCGATCGACCTGAAGGAGCTTCTCCGCGAGGGCGCCTCCAACCACGGATTCCCGGCCTCGCAATTCGTGCCGCCGGACGTCATCGGATACAACCCGGCGATCCCGCTCCCTCCGCACGACCCGGCGCGCGCGCGCGCCCTCCTCGCCGAAGCGGGCCATCCGGACGGCCTCGATCTCGCTCTCGACATCCAGGCCGAGACCGCGACGCCGCTCGTCCAGAACCTCGTGCGCCAGGCGGGAGCGGCCGCCATCCGCGTGACCCCGAAATTCTGGCCGAAAGAGGAGTTCTTCGACCGGATCGACAAGGGTGTTTCCCAGTTCCACCTCACGGGCTGGGTCTGCACCTCCGGCGAATCGGCCGAGCTCTTCGAATCGTCTCTCCACACCCGCGGATCGGCGGGCGCGCTCGGAAGGGACAACGGAACCGGCTACTCCAACCCGGAGCTCGACCGGCTGATCGAGCAGCTCGTCGCGACGATCGACCCCGGCGCCCGCGTCGATCTGGAGAAGCGCGCGATGGCGATTGCGGTCGCGGACCTTCCGTACATCCCCCTCTACGTCCAGGAAGACCGCTACGTGCTCACGACCGACGTCGCGTGGGAGCCGCGGGCCGACGGCGAGATCTTCCTTCCGGAGGTTCGGCTGCGGTGAGCGCGGAACGCCGGAGCCGCCCCCTCAAGAGGAGGTTCGAGCTGGTGCTCTTGAGCGTGACGGGCATCCTCCTGATCCTCGTCGCCGCCACCATGATCGTCGTCCGGTCCCGGGACCAGAAGCAGCTCCTCGA includes:
- a CDS encoding ABC transporter substrate-binding protein, whose amino-acid sequence is MKRYRWAPILALTIASATCSRPTRPAASHLAIGQLTSATTLDPHRQDDERTYSTLDHFYNKLVGFGPEMQIVPELAVRWENLSDDEWRFHLRRGVVFHDGRPFGAEDVRASIRRAQTLPGSMDGYYVQSIREVRVVDDATVVLITRDPSPVLLNKLVFIAIVPRDTPDAPIRHPVGTGPYRFVGGAAGQTIEARRFESFWGPRPAFDRVWIVPLPGAGERARALPDGKVDVVGRFPEEFWDWASTRKSIRLISRQGITEVLLGFSLKPGSPFADARVREAVSLSIDRREIAAAGFKGLAAPLDQLVPSTVFGYSNRLPPMPFDPAGG
- a CDS encoding ABC transporter substrate-binding protein, with the translated sequence MKSTFSWTARVLAPVVLLCAVGCAPHAETRVLAVVQSSDITTLDPNRSFEVVNDIVAMNIFDPLFRFDRHMTLQPSLAVRWENPTDRTWLLHLRPGVRFHDGVPLTSEDVVFTLRRVLAHPESELFPFLSGVRAIDAPDPETVQIQTEQPTPLLARLSFVYILPARRMAREGDAEFFRHPVGTGPYRFLAWKPGDRVEVGAWNGYWGGAPAVARAAFRSVEKPEARWTLVAREHPTVLLEGPRQGWEQHRSDRDLRLIARPSLTVSYLGVNVAPRPDNPLADRRVREAIRLAIDLKELLREGASNHGFPASQFVPPDVIGYNPAIPLPPHDPARARALLAEAGHPDGLDLALDIQAETATPLVQNLVRQAGAAAIRVTPKFWPKEEFFDRIDKGVSQFHLTGWVCTSGESAELFESSLHTRGSAGALGRDNGTGYSNPELDRLIEQLVATIDPGARVDLEKRAMAIAVADLPYIPLYVQEDRYVLTTDVAWEPRADGEIFLPEVRLR